The DNA segment TATGGTTTCAGCACCCATAAGCAGTATACATCAGGGGGGCGGATACAGAGATCAGCCGCTCTTTCAGAAAGAATAGAAGAAATCGTTCTTGTTCAACAGTTCACAGCCTTGCCGCGTTACCCTCACCATGTTTTCCAGACGCACTCCTGCACAACCAGGCAGGTAAATACCCGGTTCCACCGTGACAACCATGTTCTCCTCGAGAACCATCGCGCTGAGCTTGCCAAAACCTGGTTTCTCATGCACGGCCAAGCCCACACCATGACCCAGTCCGTGCCCAAAGTAGTCGCCGTAGCCAGCAGAGTCGATATAGTCTCGAGCTACCTTGTCCACCTCCAATGATGAGATGCCAGCACGAATGGCATCCATGGCTGCAAGTTGCGCCTGGCGGACTGTTGCGTAAATCTGCCGCGTCTGGCTGTCAGCCTCCCCCAGAATTATTGTCCTGGTCATGTCGGAACAATAGTGAGCTACTCTCGCTCCCATATCAACGATTATGGTTTCACCTCGTTGAAGCCGACGATCAGTCGGTATGGCATGCGGCATCGCAGCATTTTGTCCAGATGCCACGATGGGGGGAAAGGCAACCGCTTCAGCACCGCCTTCTCTCACGAGCTCTTCGATTCGCCAGGCAACTTCTCTTTCTGTTTTCCCAATTTCGATCTCAGTGAGAACAGCGTCGAACACCCTTTCTGTCAAATCCAGCGATTCACGAATTGCCTGCAGTTCTGCCGGCTCTTTGACTACACGAATCCCCTCCACCAGATCCTTGCTGGCAATAAGCTTCCCCCGTGGGTTCCACTTGTGGAGAGTCTCTTCCACCTGCATGAACTTGTCGTGGGTGAGATGACGGCTTTCGAAACCAAGATTTTTTGTGTCCAGGCTGGCAAGTATATCCGCAAGCACATGAAGCAGGGTTTCTTTGTACACCACCAGCCGAAACCCCGGCGCCTCTTTTGCCGCCTGTTCCTGATAACGGAAGTCCGTAGCAAGCACCTGGTCCTGATCATTGATGAGCAAGAAGCCGGAGGACTCGGCTGGATGCATGTCTTCAGCCCAGAAACCGCTCATATAAGCCCGATTGTAGGGTTCTGAGATCAAGATGGTATCGAATGGTTGTTCAGACAATATCTTTCTCAGTGCTTCCAACCGTCGTTGAAACGGAGCAACGCTCATCATATGGCTTTCCTCTTGTGTCTGCATTAGAAGTCTCGCTTAGAGATTGCACTATACTGAATAATGAACGGAGGCACAATAATTTCATGCGCTCTAACAAGCAAGTAAGTTGTTCCTCCTTTGCTGCGATCAGCACGAACCCTTTTGCTCCTTTACCACAGCAGCCGTTCCTGGCCAGCACCTGTACTCGAGGAGCTCGGCTGCGGCTACGGTTACGATGCCCGTTTCGGCTGGCGGAGACGGCTTTCGGCCAATACATTTACCTGGGAAAACTCACGGGAAAGACCTCGTGATGTGTCGGCAGGAATGCTCGCGGAGCAAAGAACATTTGGAGCCACCGACAACTCATTTCGAGGAGCTCGGCTGCGGCTACGGTTACGATGCCCGTTTCGGCTGGCGGAGACGTTGTTCGGCTCTTTCTCCGTTGCTGGGACTCGTTCACTTTCGCGGCAAGATGCCGCTCCCACAATTTCGGCTCTCGACCACGGCTTTCGGCCAATCTTGATCTAGAACAAAGGTCAAAGAGAAAAGCCCCCAGACAGACGGCAGGAATGACTGCGCAGCAAAGAACATTCGGAGCCACCAACAACTCGTTACCCGCTGCCTGGTCAGCCGAGGTTAATATGAAAGGTTGATGGCAAAATGAAAGTACACCCTTCTCACTACTCTATTGCTGCTGGCTAACCTGAAGGCTGAGCCTGCGGCTACCAACTCGTTGCCCTGCCTCCAATCCCCTGTCACGCCTCGTTACCGATATTGGTTATCATGTGCACTTTCATTTTGCCATCAACCGATAATCGATAACGGTTATCCTCGTTAGCGAGGAAGCTCGGCCAGGCCTCAGTACAGGCAGGCTATTCTGAAATCTCCCAAAAGTTGACAACCAAGGTAGGATATTCTATATCCTAACCGAAAGTACTGGATATTCACCCCGGGACAGAAAGGAATTTTCCATGTATTCCAAGATGTTAGTTCTCCGCTTTCCCAGAGATATCGTCAACCAACCCATTGTCTGCAACCTGGTCAGAAACTACGATCTCACTTTCAACATTCTCAAGGCCACTGTGTATCCTCATCGCGAGGGGTTAGTGGTCATGGAGCTGCAAGGCCAATCACGA comes from the Deltaproteobacteria bacterium genome and includes:
- a CDS encoding aminopeptidase P family protein; this encodes MMSVAPFQRRLEALRKILSEQPFDTILISEPYNRAYMSGFWAEDMHPAESSGFLLINDQDQVLATDFRYQEQAAKEAPGFRLVVYKETLLHVLADILASLDTKNLGFESRHLTHDKFMQVEETLHKWNPRGKLIASKDLVEGIRVVKEPAELQAIRESLDLTERVFDAVLTEIEIGKTEREVAWRIEELVREGGAEAVAFPPIVASGQNAAMPHAIPTDRRLQRGETIIVDMGARVAHYCSDMTRTIILGEADSQTRQIYATVRQAQLAAMDAIRAGISSLEVDKVARDYIDSAGYGDYFGHGLGHGVGLAVHEKPGFGKLSAMVLEENMVVTVEPGIYLPGCAGVRLENMVRVTRQGCELLNKNDFFYSF
- a CDS encoding NIL domain-containing protein; this encodes MYSKMLVLRFPRDIVNQPIVCNLVRNYDLTFNILKATVYPHREGLVVMELQGQSR